AACGTTTGCCCGCTTGATGCTGCAACCGGATCGTGCATTGGATTCATCGGTACTTCGTCGGGAACCTCCAAGTCATTGCTTGGACTTAATCTCGCGGCAGGTACCTATTACATCATGGTCGACACCTGGCCGACCCCGAACTGCATCCCGAACTTTAGCCTGACCTTCGCCGGCGCGGCTCCGCCTCCGCCGAACGACAATTGCGCTAGCGCTATTCCAGTCGGTGATGTCACGAATCTTCCATTCGACAATTCTGCAGCTACACATGACGGCACAGGACTCTGTTCGACTGCCGGCAAGAATATCTGGTACTGCTTTACCGCTCCGATTACAGGTAATGCCCGCGTAAGCCTTTGCGGCTCCAGCTATGACACCAAGCTCGCCGTCTATGACGGTTGTGCTTGTACGCCGCTGGGCGCCGAACTTGCCTGCGCTGACGACGAATGCAGCCTCCAGTCCGAGGCTGTCGTTGCAGTAGTTGCTGGACAGCAGTACAAGATCGAGGTGACCGGTTACAGCGCCACCAGCTACGGTGCTGGATTCTTGACGATTGAAACTACCGTTCCGCCGGCAAACGACAATTGCGAAGACGTGACCCCTGTCGCGTTGACCACTGGCGTCCCGGTAACGTTCAATGGTGACAACACCAATGCTGCTCCGGATTGTGCCTCATTCCCGGGTCCGAATGCTTGGGAAGCGTTCACAATCACCGAGTGTGCTGACGTTACTCTTGACTATTGCGGCACCAGCCCGGCGTTCGGTAATGCCTGGTTGAACCTTGCCGTAGGTTGTCCTTGTGCCAGCTTCACCACCGGTGCTTCATTTGATGTCAGCACTTGCGGTGATGGAAACGTCACGATGACCTGGTTGGCTCTCCCGGCCGGTACATATTACTATCCGGTCATGAACGACGCTGCTAACGGCGCGGTCGGACCGTATACAATTAATGTCGTAAGTCAGGCAGTTACTGCCTACTGCGCAGCTGACGGATTCTGCGATGAATACATCAGCAGAGTTCAGTTGAGCACAATTGACAACGCTACCTCTTGCGGCGCCAGCTACGAGGATTATACCTCGATCTCGACCGGTCTGGTTCAGACGGTTCCGTACACAATTACCGTGACAAACGGTCTTGCGTACACTGGCGACCAGTGCGGCGTTTGGGTTGACTGGGATGGTGACTTCTGCTTCTCACCGTCAGAACAAGTTCTGATGAGCGGCGGACCGGCCTCATTTACCGGTACTGTCACTGCTCCGTTGTCTGCTCCGGCTGGTCCGACTCGCATGAGAGTCAGAATCGCCTACACCGGCGCTCTTCCGGCTTGCGGCTCGACCGAATATGGTGAAGTTGAAGACTACACGATCAATGTGATCGAGTATGCTCCGGCGGCTACCATTGCTCCGAATCCGCAGTATCTCTATTACAAGTTCGCGATTACGCCGATCACCAACCAGTTCCACTTTGGAATGTTTGATGGTGGTTATACCGCTGCTGACGTTAACCTTTCAACGGTTACCATCAACGGTATCCCGGCGGCCAGCGCTGTCGTCGTTCCCAGCTATCCTGGTTTCGGCGGCGCCGTTGTTGAAGCAACGCTTCCGTTGATCACCTTCCTCAACCCGTACGGCTTGCTGTTCGATGTGAACAACTTGACCTTCACGGTTGCCTGGGATTACAACGATGCGACCTCCGAGTCGATTACTGATGATGTCGTCATCATTGGTAAGAGCTCGCCGGTTCCGTCCACGTTCATCATTCCGGAAGGCGGCGAAGTCGTTTATCCGGGTGACTTCAACGTTGACGGTGCTTTGAGCATCTCCGACGCGGTCAGCTTGATCAGTTACATCTTTGGCGGCGGCTCAGGCCCGGCCAACGTGTTGATTGGTGATGCCGACTGTACCGGCGCGATCTCGATCTCTGACGCAGTCCATATGATTCGCTACATCTTTGGTGGCGGACCCGCTCCATGCGCGGTCGGCAACTAATTGTCGAACCATTCTGATTGTTTCTAATCTGATCGAAGATTAGTCAACAATGACGGGAGTTCCGAGAAATCGGGGCTCCCGTCTTCTTTTGCCCACCCGACCCCACCTTCGGTTGAAACTCCAGATTCAAGACTTGAAGAAACTACGGTTCTCTTTATCATCAAGCGTAGGCTAAATGGCCCAATATTATCCACTGTGCGCGGCTAGTTTTGCTTGCGAAATTGGATTTCAACGGTATATTAAGACTATTCTTACCGAGCAACCGGTTACTAATATTCACTGTGGAGAAGGTCTAATGCAAAATGTTCAACGCATGTCCGCGCTTGGCTTGGAAAGCACTACAAGCGCTGGTAAATCACATTCTGCCAGACGAGGATTCGTCGCAGCACTACTCGCGGCTCTCGCCCTGGTGGTGTTCGCATCAATACCCGCTGCTGCGCAGATTTCGAACGGCGGAACTCCGCCGAGCTTTGACAGACAGTTGCGTTCAAACTCTGAGCGACTCGTTATGCCGCCAGTGGACGTGCAAGCTTTGCTTGCCGAGGACGCTGCCGATGAATCCAAGGCACTGCCGTTTCGATTTGGCGCTCCCTTTGATGTCAACTATTCACTTGAGAATTCCGGCACGTGGGAAGATTTGGCCGATGGTGGCCGCATCTGGAGAATTACTTTCTCTTCGCCTGGCGCTTATTCGATTAACCTGATTTATAGTAGATACCGTCTTCCCGAAGGCGCTCAGTTGTTTGTCTACAACTCCGACCGTAGTCACGTCATTGGTGCGTTTACCGCAAAGAACAACAAGCCGCACGGTGAAATGGCTACTCAGCCAGTCTTCGGCGACGAAGTGACTGTTGAGTATTATGAACCTGCTGCTGTTGTCTATGAAGGTGAACTCACCATTTCGCGCGTGGTCCATGCTTACAAGGACATCTTTAAGACGGCGAAGGACGCACTCGACTTTGGCGGCTCTGGTTCTTGCAATAATAACGTCAATTGTCCCGAAGGCGCCAATTGGCAGAAAGAAAAGCGCTCGGTTGCGATGGTGCTCCTTTCTGGCGGAACTCGGTGGTGCTCGGGCTCAATGATCAATAACGTTCGTCAGGACAAAACTCCGTATTTTCTCACTGCGAATCATTGCCTCGGTAGCTCAAATACTTGGATCATCATGTTCAACTACGAGAGCCCAAACTGCTCCAATATCAATGGGCCGACCTTCATGACAGTCCAAGGAACGACGCAGAAGGCGGCATATTCAACGTCAGATGTTGGTCTGTTGCTTTTGAATGAAGCTCCTCCCGATTCTTATAAAGTAACCTTCGGCGGTTGGAATAACCTCAACACCAATGGCGACTCTGCCGTGGCGATTCACCACCCTGCTGGTGACATCAAGAAGATCTCGTTTGATTATGATTCCTATGAATCAACCGACTATCTCGGGTCAACAGTCAACTCGAGCTTGAGCCACTGGAGAATCGGCGTTTGGGAAGATGGTACAACCGAGGGCGGCTCCTCAGGATCGCCACTCTACAACAAGCAGCATCAGGTTGTTGGCCAGCTTCACGGGGGTTGGGCAGCCTGTAATGATCTGCGTGCTGACTATTACGGCAAGTTTTCGCTGTCGTGGAATGGCGGGGGTACGCCATCGACTCGTGTGAAGGACTGGCTCGACCCAGACAACACCGGCGCGACATCCATGAATACCTGGGATCCTTACGCTGGTGTACAAATTGTCCACACTCCGCTCAATGACACAAAGGATTCGGTTAATGCTTATCCTGTCGTGTCAACGATTACTGCAGATGCGGCCCTTATTGCAAACGCTCTATTACTAAAGTACACGATCAACTTTGTACCGTACTTGGACACACTGGTAACGACGGGCAATCCGAATGAGTACGTTGGTTACATTCCGGCGCAGTCGCCCGGAACCGAGATCAACTACTATCTTGAAGCACATGCCATTAACGGCAAAGCCGACACCACCGCGACCTATTCGTTCCGCGTGATCGATTACGCAATGCTGCTCACGCCGAGTGCTTCGTCGACATCCGGTGCGGTCGATGACACGGTGTTCCACAACTTCACATTGACCAATGACGGCTTGTTCAATGACAGCTATAACTTGAGTTTGACCGGCGTCAATTGGGCGACTGGTATCTACGACAACGCCGGCACGTCAGTAATCTCTTCCACCGGCACACTGGCGCCGAATGCGATATTCAACTTCAAGGTGCGGGTGATTGTGCCGCTGTCATCCTATGGCCAGCAGGACACTTCGTTTGTGACGGCGGTATCCGTCGCCGAACCACTGGTGACCAAGACTTCGTCCGTGCGTACAACCTCGGCTGGTCAGCCTTTGACGCTGCCGTTCGTTGATACCTTCCCGACCACGACACTCGAAGTCGCCAAGTGGGTTTACAACACCGGCGCTACGATTGATGGTGTCGGTACCAGCGAACCGTCAGCACTCTACAGCCTTCGCTTCAATGGCTCTGCCGACACGGTGATGTCGCAGGCGATCGACATGGAAGTTTCTGAAGGCGTCAATTTCAGCTATGCTTATGAACGCACCGGCGGCGGCAGTTCGCCTGAGACCGGTGACGATTTGATTATTGAGTATTTCAACGACCAGGGCAATTGGGTGGAGTTGAGCCGCCAGTTTGGTTCCGGTGCCGACATGACCGCCTATGCGACAGTCACTATCGGCGCTCCGCTGGATGCCTATCATTCGGCATTCCGCCTGCGTTTACGCAGTGTCGGCGCCTCCGATGACGACTGGTTTGTTGACGACATCGGTCTGGACTTCGGTCCTGAGATCGCTGTCAACCATGCCAGCTTCGACGAGACCGTCGCTATCGGCGATTCGACGAATGAGCAGTTGATTATCTCCAACTCAGGTCTTGGCGGATTGAACTACTCGTTGGTGCTTCTGCCTGACTTCTCCAAGCGGATGCAGTTGTTCTCAGACCTTGCGGCGTCCGGCCAGGTCAATCCGGCCAGCGTTGTGATGGAACAGCCGCTGCTTCCGGAATCGAAAGCACAGGAGACTTCCAATCAGCGCGGACCTGAGGTCGTTTATGACGCCGGCGGTCCCGACAACTTCGGTTATTACTGGGTTGATTCCGATCAGCCGGGTGGTCCGGTGTACAACTGGGTCGATATCGAAGGGACCGGTACTCAGGTGACCGGTTTGGCAGATGACAACTTTGTCGGTCCGTTCCCGATCGGATTCAGTTTCGCATACTATGATTCAGTTTACACGCAGTTCTACATTGCCAGCAACGGCTACATCGGTTTCGGTCCGACCACCGATTACGACGGTTTGACCAACGGCGGCTTGCCGTCGAACGCCACGCCGAACAACGCCATTTACTGGTGCTGGGATGACTTGAACATTCTTGATACTGACAATCCGGGCGGCAAGGTGCTGTATCAGGTTGTCGGCAGCGATCTTGTGATCCAGTTCGAGAAGTATCCGGAGTACAACTCCAATGCCGTCGTCGGCAACATCATCACGGCGCAGATCATTTTGTCGCCGAGCGGCAATATCAAGATTCAGTATGAATCGGCAGGCGCCAATATGGACCTGCTTGGCTGCACAATCGGTATGGAGAACAAGAACGGGCTTGACGGTTTGCAGGTAGCTCTTAATGCCGCCTACATCCATGCTGGACTCGCCGTTGAGTTCACCAAGCCGGCGCAGTGGCTGTATCTGTCATCGCTGGGCGGCAGTGTCGCTCCGGGCACAGCGGATACGATTGACTTGCTCTTCTCGTCGGCTGATCTTGACACCGGCATTTACAAGTCGAAGATCAACATCTACAACAACGATCCGGTGCCGGGCAACAACCCGCTGGTAGTACCGGCGAAGTTGACCGTGACGCCTCCTCCTCCTCCGTACACTTGCGGTGATTGCGACAACAGCACAGTGGTCAACATCTCGGACGCTGTCTATCTGATCGCATTCGTCTTCTCCGGAGGTCCGGCTCCCAATCCGCTGATGTCAGCCGATGCCGACTGCAGCGGCGGGGTGAGCATCTCCGACGCAGTGTACCTGATCGCTTACGTCTTCTCAGGCGGACCATCGCCTTGCGCAGCTTGTAAGTAGACACACAATATCACACACGCACCATAAGAGGGGCATCCGGAAACGGATGCCCCTTTTGATTTGATGCCGGGAGTTGTCTTAAATGGGCTAGTAATCGAAAACCGCTTGCGATTACTGCGCCTGTTCACAAGATTATGGAAGTTCAATGTTGCTCGTATTATGATTCGTAACTCGTTCAGGAGAACCAATGTCCGATCCTATCATCGCTGACAAGAAGTCAATCAAGCTCGAGCTTGAACCGGGAACCTACCTTTGGTGCCGGTGCGGGCGATCTGCAGATCAGCCATTTTGTGACGGATCGCATATCGGCAGTGACTTCGAACCAATTGAGTTCACCATAACCGAGAAGAAACTGCGCTCCTATTGCCAGTGCAAACACACCAAAACCTCGCCTTTTTGCGACGGGACCCACAAAGAACTCCCTTAGATTCACCAGATCCGACACCCGGAATCGGTTTAGTATGGCAATCGAACCCCATCTTTAGAGTATTCCAGCTTGACAAAATTGAGGTAAGTCTATATACTAGACCTATCAACTCGACAAAGCCATTACATAGTAAATCGAGAATTTTCCACTTCGGTTCGAATTCGTTGAATTGTACCGAGATACAACAAATCTTTTAGAACTTGAGAGGTTGAGTGATGATGAATCTCTTTCGAAAAATGATACTGCCTTTAGCAGCTTCGTTTGTCCTGACTTCAATGTCATCAAATGCCTTCGCAGAAAATCAGTCACCGTCCGCAGGCGAGACGATGAAATGGCAGGTCGTTTCCGGCGGCGGCACTACAAACGGCACTTCTGCCGGATTCAAGCTCTCAAGTACCGTTGGCCAAACTGCGGCAGGACCAGGAAGCTCCGCTAGTTATAAACTGAATCAGGGATTCCAACAGAATTTCACAGCGGCTTCTTCCTGTCTCTGTGGCGATGCAGATGGTTCGGGAAGCATTACCATTTCCGATGCAGTGTTTCTTATTAGCTACATTTTTGGGGGTGGTGCAGCTCCCAATCCCACGTGTAACGGCGATGCTGATGGTTCAGGAGCGATCACGATTTCAGACGCGGTATTCCTGATTAGTTACATCTTCGGAGGCGGACCAACCCCACATTGTCCCTAACTGAGCCGCAATTGCATAGACATAAGAAAAGGTCGATACCATGTGGCATCGACCTTTTTCATTTGCAGTACAGGCAATTGTCAATTCTATAGATCGCCATTTGCCCAAGTAATCAGGCCGAATTCATGCGGATGCACGGAACTGCGATGACCTGGCAGCACTCGGACCGAGTAGCCGAATCTACCACTTGCTGAAAGCGGAGCGCTGCACGAATAAGTGTAGATTCCAGCCTGAGGATTGCCAACCGGCAGCATTTCAATGCTCCGTGCATCGGCAATTTCACCGCGTTGCGATATTCGACCAAGGTAAAGTTCAACCTGTAGATCTTCAGCCTTGAACTCGCCAACGAAGACTTTAACATTAACCTTGATCTCCTGGATAACTTCCACTTTCGGCGGGTTGACCAATTCAATTTCAAAAATCCGAATATCAGCCCATTTGTCGCGTAGATGGCGATACCATCCTGCCAATGAACGCAATTCCTCGTAGTTGTTATTTTGAAGTATCTTGTACTGGCGATATGCGCTCGTGTATGAGCGGTCGACATACTCTTGCACCATGCGATTCGAGTTAAACGCCGGGCTTAAGAGTTTGATCGAACGCTTCATCTTGGCTACCCATTCGCGTGGAATGCCGTCGCGACCGCGATCATAGAAAGTCGGCGCTATTTCCTTCTCCAGAAGGTCGTAAATTGCATTGGCTTCTACTTCATCTTGATAATCGTGATTGTCATATTCTTCACCGGAGCCGATCGCCCAACCAACATCTGGTCGATAGCCTTCGACCCACCAGCCGTCAAGAACACTGAGATTCAGACCGCCGTTGAAGATGACTTTCATGCCGCTGGTTCCAGAAGCTTCCATAGGTCGACGCGGCGTATTCAGCCAAATATCAACACCCTGCACCAGATACCGTGCCATCGACAGATCGTAATTCTCGAGGAATACGATACGATCTCGCAACTCGGGGTCACGAATGCTATGGATAATCGATTTAATTAGTTCCTTGCCAACATTGTCGCGCGGATGGGCTTTGCCGGCAAAGACGATCTGAACCGGAAACTGCGAATTGTTTACTATCCGCTTCAACCGCTCGACATCTCTGAAAAGAAGCGCGCCGCGTTTATATGATGCGAACCGACGGGCAAAACCGATGGTCAGATATTCTGAATGTAAGACTTCACTGACAAGTTTAAGTTCACGCGGGGTAGCGCCACGACGTTGATACTGATCCTTAAGGCGCTGACGAATAAGAGAGATCATCTTCTCGCGACGCAATTCATGCGTGCGCCAAAGCTCGCTATCAAGAATATCATCGACATTTGACCAACAGCTGTGATTTGCAGGTTGCTCCATCCAATCAAGGCCAAGATAGCGGCTGTACAACTCTGACATTTCCTGAGAAATCCAAGAGCGGGCATGAATGCCATTGGTGATCGAGTCTATCGGGACTTCGTTCAAAGGCACCCCTACCCACGAACCCTGCCACATTTTGCGAGAGACTTCAGCGTGGAGCTTACTTACTCCATTGATATATGATGAGAAGTTCATCGCCAGGTAAGCCATGTTGAACTCTGTGGCGCCGTATGCGCCATTTTGGCTGCCCAAGGCAAAGAAGTCATTGGCACCGATTCCAAGCATCGAATAGTATGGTCTCAAGTAGCGTTCAACCAATTCACGCGGGAAGCGGTCAATACCGGCCGGTACCGGAGTGTGCGTGGTAAATACTGTGGTCTGCTTGACTAGCATCGAAGCTTCGCTAAACGACAAACCTTCATTCTGCATGCGCCGGCGAACACGGTCTATTGCCAGAAACGCGCTGTGTCCTTCGTTCATATGGTAGACTGAAGGAGTATACCCGAGTTCGTCCAAAGCACGGACGCCGCCAATTCCCAGCACCAATTCCTGACGGATGCGCATGTCAATGTCGCCGCCATAGAGTTCGCTGGTAATATCTCTATCCTCCACCGCATTGTGGGGATTGTTGGTGTCGAGTAGATAAAGAGGCACTCGGCCCACCTGGAGCTTCCAAACCTTGATTAGGACATGACGTCCAGCAAGGTCAATTGAAACCAACAGGGGGTCACCCTTAGGATCCAATGCTTCGGTCAGAGGTAACATCGAAAAATCGAGTTCGGGATAATATTCGCCCTGCCAACCGTCGGCATTTAAGTATTGTTGGAAATAACCGCGCTGATAGAGCAAGCCCACACCGACAAGCGGCACACCAAGATCACTAGCGGATTTGAGATGATCACCCGCCAGAACCCCCAGACCACCTGAATAGATCGGGAGAGATTCGGTAAAACCATACTCCGCGGAGAAATAGGCAATCTCACGGTTTGCTGTCTTGAAGTGTTGCTCGCCGAACCAGGTTTCACCGTCCATATAGACGTGAAGGTCACGATAAACTGTTTCAAGATGAGCCCGGAAGGACGCGTCCTTTTCGAGTTTATCCAATTTTGCCTGTGGAATCATCGAAAGAAGGCGGACAGGATTGTGCCCGCAGTCTTCCCACAATTTGCTATCAATTCGGCGAAATAGCTGTATTGCCGGGTGATTCCAGCACCAATAGAGATTGTTGGCAATTTCGCGAAGAGGCTTGAGACCGGTCGGAAGAACGGGCTCTACCTGAATATACCTAAGAGCTTTAACCATCTGCATTCCCTGTCTTTATCGACCGCAGCGCCATAATCATTACCATCAAGGTACGAACAAACTTGGTTGACTGAAAGATAATGTAAGCTTACACCTATGCCAAGTTGTTACTTAGATTCATACGCTTCAAAATCGACCGAATCAGTTGTGTAAAGAAAAATTAAGTCGCCATAATCGGTCTATACTTAACGTGTTGGTTCCCAATTTGCGTATTACCTCTAATGATGTCTTATTGAATGGGAAAGGAATTATGCAATTACCACAGACTTTGGGGGCGCTAAAGTCCACTGGATACAAGTCGCATAGCACCAAGGATGAACTGCGCGAGAATTTGCTCGACCAAATCAAGAGCGGCCGCAAACGCTGGCCGGGAATAATTGGATATGATCGAACGGTACTCCCGCAACTCGAGAATGCGATTTTGTCTAAGCACGACGTTCTTCTCTTGGGATTGAGAGGACAAGCAAAGACACGCATCCTCCGCCAACTTGTCAACTTCCTCGATGACTTCGTTCCCATCATCAAAGGCAGTGCTCTCAATGAGGATCCTTTGCAGCCAATCACAAAGGCTTCGAAGGCACTGGTGGCGCAATTCGGTGATGATCTCGAAATATCCTGGCTCCCCCGGGCTGAGAGATATCATGAGAAGCTCGCCACGCCGGATGTTTCCGTAGCCGACCTGATTGGCGATCTGGATCCGATTAAGGCCGTTAAGGAGCGTCTCGATCTCTCCGACGAAAACGTCATCAATTGGGGAATCATCCCGCGAACTAATAGAGGAATATTCGCTATCAATGAGCTACCCGATTTGCAGCCGCGAATTCAAGTTGCGCTATTGAACATCCTTGAAGAAAACGATTTTCAGATTCGCGGATTTCCAATTCGTCTTCCGCTCGACATGATGCTGGCATTTACAGCCAATCCCGAGGACTATACAAATCGCGGCAACATCATTACTCCCTTGAAGGATCGTATTGCTTCTCAGATCAACACTCACTATCCGAATGATGCTGAGACTTCCAAAAAAATCACACTGCAGGAGGCATGGCGCAATCGATCGAACAAGGTCGAAGTACCAGAACTGATTCACGATATTATTGAGCAAATTTCGTTCGAAGCTCGCAAGAGTGAACACGTGGATCAAACATCTGGTGTCTCGGCTCGGCTCACGATTTCAGCTTACGAAAACTTGATATCCAATGTCGAGCGTCGAGCCGCTCTTAACAACGAGAAGGACTTCTTTCCGCGAGTTTGTGACCTCTACTCAGTAGTCTCGTCCATTGTCGGCAAAGTCGAACTGGTCTACGAAGGCGAGTTGGAAGGACCGAACATAATTGCAATCAATTTGATCGGCGAAGCTACGAAGAATGTATTCAATCAGCATTTTCCACAACCGCGGAAAGTAAAGGCTGGCGCCGATCAGCGACCGCAAGAAAATGTCTATGAAGCCGTAACGGATTTCTTCTCGACCGGCAAGCGATTAGAGCTTTCCGACGAAATCTCTTACAAGGAATACAGGGAATCACTTCTGCAAATCGCGGGGCTGAAAGAAATTGCCGAGAAGCACTATGCCACCGATGACGAGCGCGGTGTCATTCTGGCAATGGAACTGATTCTTGAGGGACTACATAAGCACAACTTAATTGCCAAAGAATCGCCGGACAACAAGTACATATATGTGGACATGCTCGAAAACATGCTGAGGGATTAGCAGTGCGGTTCATTTATTCCAAATGGGATGAGTCGATAATCGAGCAGTTGCGCCAAATGCGCGATTTGATGTCGATCTTCAATTACCTCCTCTTACAAGTCAACGGCAATGTTAAAATGGCGCTCCAAATCATGGAACAGCTCAAACGCATGGGCTATCTGCCAAAAGACTCGGACTTGGAAGAATTCAAGCGCAACTTGGAAGAAAACCAAATCATCTCCGTTAATCCGACCGGCACGTCTCTGACTCGAAAAGGCGAACGCAGTCTGCGAAAGGACTCTTTCGACAAGATTTTTGACCAACTCAAGTCATCTGCCGGCGGGCGTCATCCAATTCCTAGAGAAGGCGGAAGCTCCGAGGAGATTCTTCCGGAGCGGAAGAAATACTCTTACGGCGATAACCTGCGAAACATTGATTTTCGTAGCTCACTGCTGAACAACATTTCGCGCACGGCAGATCTTGGCCTCAATATGGAGGAGGACGACCTTGAAGTATATGAGACGGAGCAAGCCACGAATTGTTCGACAGTCCTGTTAATCGACATCTCACATTCGATGATTCTCTATGGAGAGGATCGCATCACACCAGCCAAACAGGTAGCGATGGCATTTACCGAGATGATCTT
This genomic interval from bacterium contains the following:
- a CDS encoding magnesium chelatase → MQLPQTLGALKSTGYKSHSTKDELRENLLDQIKSGRKRWPGIIGYDRTVLPQLENAILSKHDVLLLGLRGQAKTRILRQLVNFLDDFVPIIKGSALNEDPLQPITKASKALVAQFGDDLEISWLPRAERYHEKLATPDVSVADLIGDLDPIKAVKERLDLSDENVINWGIIPRTNRGIFAINELPDLQPRIQVALLNILEENDFQIRGFPIRLPLDMMLAFTANPEDYTNRGNIITPLKDRIASQINTHYPNDAETSKKITLQEAWRNRSNKVEVPELIHDIIEQISFEARKSEHVDQTSGVSARLTISAYENLISNVERRAALNNEKDFFPRVCDLYSVVSSIVGKVELVYEGELEGPNIIAINLIGEATKNVFNQHFPQPRKVKAGADQRPQENVYEAVTDFFSTGKRLELSDEISYKEYRESLLQIAGLKEIAEKHYATDDERGVILAMELILEGLHKHNLIAKESPDNKYIYVDMLENMLRD
- a CDS encoding VWA domain-containing protein; its protein translation is MRFIYSKWDESIIEQLRQMRDLMSIFNYLLLQVNGNVKMALQIMEQLKRMGYLPKDSDLEEFKRNLEENQIISVNPTGTSLTRKGERSLRKDSFDKIFDQLKSSAGGRHPIPREGGSSEEILPERKKYSYGDNLRNIDFRSSLLNNISRTADLGLNMEEDDLEVYETEQATNCSTVLLIDISHSMILYGEDRITPAKQVAMAFTEMILTRFPKDTLSVVLFGDFAQEIKIKDLPYVGVGPYHTNTKAGLQMARQILLRRKSTNKQIFMITDGKPSMINRSDGSIYKNPFGLDPIVVNRTLDEAIICRKKKIPITTFMIAEDPYLQQFVQKLTELNHGRAYFASAQNLGEYVFWDFLKHRRKAS